In the Chaetodon trifascialis isolate fChaTrf1 chromosome 15, fChaTrf1.hap1, whole genome shotgun sequence genome, ACACATAATCTAAGTCCATCAGCATTTCTTCAGTTTAAACCTTGATTTCTGAAGGTGGAACTCTGTTCTGAATGGTTTCATAGAAAGCTGTCCTCTCCACGACTGTGCgtgaccttttttttccctcaaaagAAGTTATGACAATACAGGAAAGTAGTTCCTTTACTGTTCCTTTAGGATCACAGTAGTCTCAGGGTAAGGATGGGAATCCCTGTGAATCAGAAAGGAGCTGCTGTCTAACAACACCTCCTTTGTTTTCAGGGTGAACGTCGGCTGCGGCCCCGCAGAGGAGAGGCTGCTGCTCACGGGACTTCACGCAGTAGCTGACATCTACTGTGAAAACTGTCACACCACACTGGGCTGGAAATATGTAAGTGCGTCCACTTAACGTGGTTCCTACCATGCACACCTATGGTGTAGGGTTTACAGGTCAGCATCAGATTTAAACAACTGGCAGCACCCTGGTAACAGTAACAGTATGGCCCGTGATTCGACCGTGTCGTGCTTTATTTGTGTTCCCGACTGCGTTTACATTCTTTCACCAGTTTTGTGCCATAGAGCAACAATAAGCTATGCTTGTGCTTATAAAAGTAGAGGCACAGCCAGGTGATTTCTAGTGTGCTTTGTTTCATTACTGAGCAGGAGGCCACCACTGCAGTAgctgtttacattcattcattgttatTGAGAACAGCGATCTGAAGCTACACTGTAACCTGCACAAGTATAATTACATCTTTAgacattttatattgttgttgCAGATGATTTTGTTGAGTTGAATAAATGACCCATTTGGAGAATCTGCATATCTTTTTATTAAACTAATCCAGAGTAGTAAATAACCTTGGTACACAGCTAACTTGATCTTCACTTTAATCTACTTTCGAGTAACTCTTAAATGCCCTCCTTCTGCAGGAACAAGCCTTTGAGCTGAGTCAGAAGTATAAGGAGGGGAAGTTTATCATCGAGCTGTCCCACATGATAAAGGACAACGGCTGGGACTGAGAGGGAAGTCTTCGTCTTTCTTCATGACTTTTTCAAAAGTTGCATCCCCTTGACTTAAAAGGGTTCCAGTGTAGCTTCCTCATCCCGCGTAAGAGCCATCGCTGTGTGCCACACTTTCACTTCGTACGGCTTCGTCAAGAATAGCATGTGATGCCTTAtctttttctgttcttcatgtttttccGGCAACCACAACAACACATGTGCTGATATTGCTATCCCATTTGCTAGTTGTGCTGGGACATGAACTGAATGAGTgcagggtttgtgtgtgaacgACTGGGAGACGTAGTCACACAGGCACGTGTGCGTGAGGGATTTTAAAGCGTGTGTTTGAGTAATGAAACCCTTATCAGCAACCGCTAAACACACTCTGTGTGGGCGAGGCCACACCAAGTCAAATAATCTGACCTTCTTTCACATTGGATGCAGGTATGTGGGTTTTCCTTCTGAGTTTAAGGTGCACAATTAGACATATCTAGCCCAATCTGAGGAAAGAATTTAGGCCTGTTTAACCCATAGATCATTTCTGAGTGATGCAAGTGATGGGAATGCTTATAGCAGTGGGAGGGCTCGTTTTTTTATCAGtgaaattcatgttttttatggTAAGATCAGTAACACCTGTTCATATTTTTGCCAAAGGCAGTCAGGATGTTGAATTAGTAATGTTAAAGCCCGCAAAAGTCTCCGGCAAGAATTCTTAAATCTGGAGTATGAATGTTTTCTGCTTGTAGGTGTACATtttagtgtgcgtgtgtgtgtgtgcatgtgtgtgtgtgcgtgtgcgctcAGCAGGTGCTGAGATGTCTTAAGATGGATGGTGTTGAGAAGCATTAGTCTGGGGTTCACATCTAGAGTTTTCACTGCACAGCTGGATGTCTTCACTTTTCCTTCATGCTGATGAGATCTATcctacatgtgtttgtgtataacCTAACACTGAGCCGCCCTTCCACATACA is a window encoding:
- the ypel3 gene encoding protein yippee-like 3, whose amino-acid sequence is MVKLTKAKTFQAYLDSCHRRYSCVHCRAHLANHDDLISKSFQGSQGRAYLFNSVVNVGCGPAEERLLLTGLHAVADIYCENCHTTLGWKYEQAFELSQKYKEGKFIIELSHMIKDNGWD